The Castor canadensis chromosome 13, mCasCan1.hap1v2, whole genome shotgun sequence genome has a window encoding:
- the Lrrc8a gene encoding volume-regulated anion channel subunit LRRC8A: protein MIPVTELRYFADTQPAYRILKPWWDVFTDYISIVMLMIAVFGGTLQVTQDKMICLPCKWVTKDSCNDSFRGWAAASLEPTYPNSTILPTPDTGPTGIKYDLDRHQYNYVDAVCYENRLHWFAKYFPYLVLLHTLIFLACSNFWFKFPRTSSKLEHFVSILLKCFDSPWTTRALSETVVEESDPKPAFSKMNGSMDKKSSTVSEDVEATVPMLQRTKSRIEQGIVDRSETGVLDKKEGEQAKALFEKVKKFRTHVEEGDIVYRLYMRQTIIKVIKFILIICYTVYYVHNIKFDVDCTVDIESLTGYRTYRCAHPLATLFKILASFYISLVIFYGLICMYTLWWMLRRSLKKYSFESIREESSYSDIPDVKNDFAFMLHLIDQYDPLYSKRFAVFLSEVSENKLRQLNLNNEWTLDKLRQRLTKNAQDKLELHLFMLSGIPDTVFDLVELEVLKLELIPDVTIPPSIAQLTGLKELWLYHTAAKIEAPALAFLRENLRALHIKFTDIKEIPLWIYSLKTLEELHLTGNLSAENNRYIVIDGLRELKRLKVLRLKSNLSKLPQVVTDVGVHLQKLSINNEGTKLIVLNSLKKMVNLTELELIRCDLERIPHSIFSLHNLQEIDLKDNNLKTIEEIISFQHLHRLTCLKLWYNHIAYIPIQIGNLTNLERLYLNRNKIEKIPTQLFYCRKLRYLDLSHNNLTFLPADIGLLQNLQNLAVTANRIEALPPELFQCRKLRALHLGNNVLQSLPSRVGELTNLTQIELRGNRLECLPVELGECPLLKRSGLVVEEDLFNTLPPEVKERLWRADKEQA, encoded by the exons ATGATTCCAGTGACAGAGCTCCGCTACTTTGCGGACACACAGCCAGCATACCGGATTCTGAAGCCATGGTGGGACGTGTTCACTGACTACATTTCCATTGTCATGCTCATGATTGCTGTCTTTGGGGGAACGCTGCAGGTCACCCAGGACAAGATGATCTGCCTGCCTTGTAAATGGGTCACCAAGGACTCCTGCAATGACTCCTTCCGGGGCTGGGCAGCTGCCAGCTTGGAGCCCACCTACCCCAACTCCACAATCCTGCCGACCCCTGACACGGGCCCCACGGGCATCAAGTACGACTTGGACCGCCACCAGTACAACTATGTGGACGCTGTGTGCTATGAGAACCGCCTGCACTGGTTTGCCAAGTACTTTCCCTACCTCGTGCTCCTCCACACCCTCATCTTCCTGGCCTGTAGCAACTTCTGGTTCAAGTTCCCGCGCACCAGCTCAAAGCTGGAGCATTTTGTGTCTATCCTACTCAAGTGCTTCGATTCGCCTTGGACCACAAGGGCCCTATCGGAGACAGTGGTGGAGGAGAGCGACCCCAAGCCGGCCTTCAGCAAGATGAACGGCTCCATGGACAAGAAGTCATCAACAGTGAGTGAGGACGTGGAAGCCACTGTGCCTATGTTGCAGCGGACCAAGTCACGAATCGAGCAGGGCATCGTGGACCGCTCAGAGACAGGTGTGCTGGACAAGAAGGAGGGAGAGCAGGCCAAGGCACTATTTGAAAAGGTGAAAAAGTTTCGGACCCACGTGGAGGAAGGGGACATCGTATACCGCCTCTACATGCGGCAGACCATCATCAAGGTGATCAAATTCATCCTCATCATCTGCTACACCGTCTACTATGTACACAACATCAAGTTCGACGTGGACTGCACTGTGGACATCGAGAGCCTGACGGGCTACCGAACTTACCGGTGTGCCCACCCTCTGGCCACGCTCTTCAAGATCCTGGCGTCCTTCTACATCAGCCTGGTCATCTTCTACGGCCTCATCTGCATGTACACACTCTGGTGGATGCTGCGACGCTCCCTCAAGAAGTACTCATTTGAGTCGATCCGTGAGGAGAGCAGCTACAGTGACATCCCTGACGTCAAGAACGACTTCGCCTTCATGCTGCACCTCATTGATCAGTATGACCCGCTGTACTCGAAGCGCTTCGCCGTCTTCCTGTCAGAGGTGAGTGAGAACAAGCTGCGCCAGCTGAACCTCAACAATGAGTGGACGTTGGACAAGCTGCGGCAGCGCCTCACCAAAAACGCGCAGGACAAGCTGGAGCTGCACCTGTTCATGCTCAGTGGCATCCCCGACACCGTATTTGACCTGGTGGAGCTGGAGGTCCTCAAGCTGGAGCTCATCCCTGATGTGACCATCCCGCCCAGCATCGCCCAGCTTACTGGCCTCAAGGAGCTGTGGCTGTACCACACCGCAGCCAAGATCGAGGCTCCTGCCCTGGCCTTTCTGCGTGAAAACCTGCGGGCACTGCACATCAAGTTCACTGATATCAAGGAGATCCCACTGTGGATCTACAGCCTGAAGACACTGGAGGAGCTGCACTTGACAGGCAACCTGAGTGCAGAGAACAACCGCTATATCGTCATCGACGGGCTGCGGGAGCTCAAGCGCCTCAAGGTGCTGCGGCTCAAGAGCAACCTGAGCAAGTTGCCACAAGTGGTCACAGACGTGGGCGTGCACCTGCAGAAGCTGTCCATCAACAACGAGGGCACCAAGCTCATCGTCCTCAACAGCCTCAAGAAAATGGTGAACCTGACAGAGCTGGAGTTGATCCGCTGTGACCTGGAGCGCATCCCCCACTCCATCTTCAGTCTCCACAACCTGCAGGAGATTGACCTCAAGGACAACAACCTCAAGACTATCGAGGAGATCATCAGCTTCCAGCACCTGCACCGCCTCACCTGCCTTAAGCTGTGGTACAACCACATCGCCTACATCCCCATCCAGATTGGCAATCTCACCAACCTCGAGCGCCTCTACCTGAACCGCAACAAGATCGAGAAGATCCCCACCCAGCTCTTCTACTGCCGCAAGCTGCGCTACCTAGACCTCAGTCACAACAACCTGACCTTCCTCCCCGCTGACATTGGCCTCCTGCAGAACCTCCAGAATCTGGCTGTCACGGCCAATCGG ATTGAGGCGCTCCCCCCAGAGCTCTTCCAGTGCCGGAAGCTGAGGGCCCTGCACCTGGGCAACAACGTGCTGCAGTCGCTGCCCTCACGGGTGGGTGAGCTGACCAACCTGACGCAGATCGAGCTTCGGGGCAACCGGCTGGAATGCCTGCCTGTGGAGCTAGGCGAGTGCCCGCTGCTCAAGCGCAGTGGCCTGGTGGTGGAGGAGGACTTGTTCAACACACTGCCACCTGAGGTGAAGGAGCGGCTCTGGAGGGCCGACAAAGAGCAGGCCTGA